In Stenotrophomonas sp. 610A2, one DNA window encodes the following:
- a CDS encoding EF-hand domain-containing protein: protein MKTSFAVATMLAAVLAPLASAQAAAPPVVSPTVTAFLAQFDPDKTGAVSWEAFEQFRRQRYDATDANNDGHVDRQEYVDEYLQRFDVRLADARAGHLRQTDTRFKALDRDKNGSISRAEFDAAGERTWAGYEKSQDATQETAASDNRDPLKMPTSHTANGMIELYDRNGDGLVERAEFDAARSATFAAADTNGDGVLDLAEYTAEFEGRLDAQRSKVRDAASRQAGVRFDSLDADKDGRMTFAEYQVSGKRLFDRADSNRDGIVDARDPEPVAGAHSANGNR, encoded by the coding sequence ATGAAAACCTCCTTTGCTGTTGCCACGATGCTGGCAGCGGTGCTGGCCCCGCTTGCCTCGGCGCAGGCCGCCGCGCCGCCCGTGGTATCGCCGACAGTTACCGCCTTCCTGGCCCAGTTCGATCCGGACAAGACCGGCGCAGTGAGCTGGGAAGCCTTCGAGCAGTTCCGTCGGCAGCGTTATGACGCCACCGATGCGAACAATGACGGGCACGTCGATCGCCAGGAGTACGTAGACGAATACCTGCAGCGCTTTGATGTTCGGCTGGCCGACGCGCGTGCCGGCCATCTGCGTCAGACCGATACCCGTTTCAAGGCGCTGGACCGCGACAAGAACGGCAGCATCAGCCGGGCCGAGTTCGATGCCGCCGGTGAGCGTACCTGGGCCGGCTACGAGAAGAGTCAGGACGCGACGCAGGAGACCGCCGCCAGCGACAACCGTGATCCGCTGAAGATGCCTACCTCGCATACCGCCAACGGCATGATCGAGCTGTACGACCGCAATGGCGACGGACTGGTGGAGCGCGCCGAGTTCGACGCCGCACGCAGTGCGACTTTTGCTGCTGCCGATACCAACGGCGATGGCGTGCTGGACCTGGCCGAATACACCGCCGAGTTCGAAGGTCGGCTGGATGCACAACGCAGCAAGGTTCGCGACGCGGCAAGCCGCCAGGCCGGCGTACGTTTCGATTCGCTGGATGCCGATAAAGATGGTCGCATGACCTTTGCCGAGTATCAGGTTTCCGGCAAGCGCCTGTTTGACCGTGCTGACAGCAATCGCGACGGCATCGTTGACGCACGCGATCCGGAGCCGGTTGCCGGTGCCCATTCGGCCAACGGCAACCGTTGA
- a CDS encoding DUF4198 domain-containing protein has protein sequence MNFRPLACLLLAAAVLPAQAHTPYLAPATFKVQPTSTVTLDASFAEHFFVPEVVFDNSEFVVTDPDGVQHAPDVVQRLKTRAVVEQTLPGKKGTYRFSTGNRLGAVFRTWEVDGRKETSRDPAKPLPAGATVLSHYQSLSRSEVYLTAGAPTRQALTPYGKGLELVPVTHPSDLYVGEQFVFEVHYDGKPLPAQKVEIHAARGDDEIQPAPVELTTDAAGKTSFALQQAGTYLALIRHRGPAPAGAAAPEHGNNYTLSFRVLEP, from the coding sequence CGCCGTACCTCGCCCCGGCCACCTTCAAGGTGCAGCCGACCAGCACGGTTACCTTGGATGCCAGCTTCGCCGAGCATTTCTTCGTGCCCGAAGTGGTGTTCGACAACAGCGAGTTCGTCGTCACCGATCCTGATGGCGTGCAGCATGCGCCCGATGTGGTGCAGCGACTGAAGACCCGTGCCGTGGTCGAACAGACCCTGCCGGGCAAGAAGGGCACGTACCGCTTCTCTACCGGCAACCGCCTTGGCGCGGTGTTCCGCACCTGGGAAGTGGATGGCCGCAAGGAAACCAGCCGCGATCCGGCCAAGCCGCTGCCGGCTGGTGCCACCGTGCTCTCGCATTACCAGAGCCTGTCGCGCTCCGAGGTTTACCTGACGGCCGGTGCACCGACCCGGCAGGCCTTGACGCCCTACGGCAAGGGTCTGGAACTGGTGCCGGTGACCCATCCATCGGACCTGTATGTCGGTGAGCAATTCGTCTTCGAGGTGCATTACGACGGCAAGCCGTTGCCGGCACAGAAGGTGGAAATCCACGCCGCACGCGGTGATGACGAAATCCAGCCGGCTCCGGTCGAGCTGACCACCGACGCTGCCGGCAAGACCTCGTTCGCCTTGCAGCAAGCGGGCACCTACCTGGCCCTGATCCGCCACCGCGGACCGGCACCGGCCGGGGCCGCAGCGCCGGAGCACGGCAACAACTACACGCTCAGCTTCCGCGTGCTCGAACCCTAA